The Anaeromyxobacter sp. Fw109-5 genomic interval CAGCGGTCGCCGCGGCGTGCTCGTGGGGGGGCAGTTCGCGGAGGAGTGGCTGAAGCTCAAGAACGCGCGGCGCCTCGACCAGATCAAGGACGCGCGCGACCGCCGCGGAAAGCGGATCGCCGAGGACGAGGAGCTGCAGCGCTGGGTCCGCGAGAACGGGAGCGGCATCCGCGAGATCCTGCTGCAGCTCGACCCGGTGCGCGCGGACGAGCTCGCGGCGGAGCTCCGCCCCGCGCTGGGCGCGCCCGCGGGCGAGGCGCTGGAGCCCCTGCTCGCGCGGCTCTTCGCCACCACGGACGAGAGCTTCGACCGGAACCACCGGATCTTCTACGACCTCGTCGCCCCCAAGGTCCGCCTCTACCGGGTCGACGTGGGGGACGTCATCACCATCAAGGCGCCGTCGAAGAGCGGCTACTTCAGCTCGGTCAACGTGAAGGTCTACGGGTTCCTGCAGTTCAAGGGGATCGAGCGCTCCGGCATCGCCGGGATGATGAGCGTCCTCGACCTCATGAGCTTCCGCGATCTCTACGGCTACCTCACCGCGGAGAAGGCGGCGGAGATCCGGCGCCTGCAGGAGTCGATGGGCGTGCGCGAGCTCGATCGCGAGCGGGCGGAGGCGGAGCTGTTCGGAGGCGGAGGAGGGCTCGTGGGAGAGGCGCGGGCCGCCGAGATCGACGAGGGGGCCCTCGTGGCGGGGCGCGAGGAGGACCGGGCGAGCGCCGCGGACCTGGCGGCGCGCGTCTACTCGCGCGAGGAGCTCGAGCGCGGCGTGGCGCTCAACGCGGCGCTCATCCTCGAGGACCCACGCCAGCTCGACCGCACCCGGCGCGACGTCGAGGCCGCCATCCGCGACGCCGGGCTCGGGCTGAAGGTGGTGGACTGGCAGGAGGCGGCGGGGCTCGTCGGGCAGTTCGTGACGCTGCTGCGCGTCGTCCTCTTCACGGCGGTCGTCATCTTCTTCGCCATCGCGCTCGTCATCATCAACAACGCCATGGTCATGGCGACCCTCCAGCGCGTGAAGGAGATCGGGACCATGCGCGCCATCGGCACGCAGCGCCGCTTCGTGGTGACGATGCTCCTCGTCGAGATCGCGACGGTCGGGGTGGTGTTCGGGATCGCGGGCGCGCTCCTCGGGGGGGTGGTGGTGTGGGGCATCCGGGCGGCGGGGGGGATCCCGGCGGTCACGGACCTCCTCTACTTCGTGTTCTCGGGCCCCGCGCTCTTCCCGCGCCTGGGCGCGCTGGCGGTGGGCGGCTCGCTGGTGGTGGTGCTCCTCGTGGCGATCCTCTCCGCGCTCTACCCGGCGGTCATCGCGATGCGCGTGACGCCGGTCGAGGCGATGGCGACGGAGGACTGACGTGCTCGGCGTGGACCTCCAGATCGCGGGACGCAACCTCGCGCGCCACACCCGGCGCAACCTCTTCCTGGGCGGCGCGCTCGCCGCCGTCACCGCCCTCCTCGTCCTCCTCGGCGCCCTCACCGCCGGCATGGAGTCGTCGATGATGCAGTCCGCCCTGACGCTCATGACGGGCGACGTGAACGTGGGCGGGTTCTTCAAGGTGACGAGCGGGAGCGCCGCCCCGCTCGTGTCGCAGTACCCGCGCGTGCTCGAGACGGTGCGCGCCACGGTCCCGGAGGTGGAGTACGTCACCATGCGCGGCCGCGGGTGGGCGAAGGCGGTCTCGGAGAGCGTGTCGATGGACCTCGTCCTCGCCGGCGTGGACGTCGCGAACGAGCCGACCTTCCGGAGCGTGCTCCGCGTGGTGGACGGGGACCTCGAGGCGCTCGCGCAGCCCGGGACGGTGTTGCTCTTCGAGGGCCAGGCCGAGCGCCTCAAGGTGCGCGTGAACGACGTCGTGACCCTCTCGGCGCCGACGGCCCGGGGCGTGAACAACACCGCCGACGTGCGCGTCGCGGCCATCGCGCGGAACGTGGGGCTCCTGTCCGCCTTCTCCGCGTTCATCCAGGTGGACACGCTGCGCGAGCTGTACGGCCTCAACGCCGCGACCACCGGCGCGCTCCACCTGTACCTGCGCGACCCGGGTGACGCCCCGCGCGTCGCGGCGCGCCTGCGGACGGCGCTCGCGGACGCGGGCTTCCGCGTGATGGAGCCGGACGCCCAGCCCTACTGGATGAAGCTCATGCAGACGGTGCCGAGCGAGGACTGGACCGGCCAGAAGCTCGACGTCACCACCGCCGACGACGAGATGGGCCAGTTCAAGCAGTTCATCCTGGCGCTGCGCGTGGTCACCGGCCTCCTCGTCGTGATCCTCATGGTGGTGGTGGTGATCGGGCTCCTCAACACCCTCGCCATCGCCATCCGCGAGCGGACGCGCGAGATCGGCGCCCTGCGGGCCATCGGCATGCAGCGGCGCAAGGTGATGTGGCTGTTCCTGCTCGAGTCCGCGCTCCTCGGCGCCCTCGGGACGGCGGCGGGCGTGGCCGTCGCGCTCGCCGTGGCCGTGGCGGTGAACGCGGCCGGCATCGCCCTGCCGGAGGCGGTCCAGGTGTTCCTCGCCCAGGAGCGGCTGGCCTTCCTGCTCGATCCGCGCGCCATCGTGGGCGACGCGCTGCTCCTCTCCGCCATCACGGTCGTCGCGTCGATCTTCCCGGCGCGCCGCGCCGCGCGCCTGAAGCCGGTCACCGCCATGCACCACGTCGGGTGAAGCCCAACATGCACCGAGTCCCGCTCGTCACCGCAGCCCTGGCCCTCCTCGCCTCCGCCGCACCCGCCCTCGCGCTCACCGCCCCCGAGCTCGCGAAGGTCGTCGCCACCATCGACGAGCGGCAGCGCAACTCCGGAGATTGGAAGGCGCTCTGCTACATGGAGGCGAAGGAGAAGGGGAAGACCGACGTCGTCTACGAGCTCGTCGTCTACCGGCGCGACGAGGACGACAAGCAGATGTTCCTCTTCACGAAGCCGCGGGCCGAGGCGGGCAAGGGCTACCTGCGCATCGACAAGAACCTGTGGCTCTACGACCCGGCGGTGGGGCGCTGGGAGCGGCGCACCGAGCGCGAGCGGATCGGCGGCACCGACACGCGGCGCGGCGATCTCGACGAGTCGCGCCTCGTCGAGGAGTACGACGCGACCTTCGAGGCGGACGAGAAGCTCGGCGCGTACGACGTCCACCGCATCCTCCTCGTCGTGAAGCCCGGCGTGGACGTGGCCTTCCCCAAGGTGCGGCTCTGGGTGGACCGGGCGACGCTGAACGTGCTGAAGCGCCAGGAGCTGGCCCTGTCCGGCCGCCTCATGCGCACGGCGTACTACCCGCGCTGGAAGAAGCTCTTCTCGCCCTCCAAGCGCGCCGACGTGTGGTACCCGGAGGAGATGCGGATCTTCGACGAGATCGAGAAGGGCAACTCGACGCTCATCCTCATCAAGGAGATCGACCTGCGGCCGCTCGCCGCGAACCTGTTCACCAAGGCGTGGCTGGAGTCGAAGAGCCGGTAGGCCGGGTCGTCCCTCGACTTCGCTCCGCCGCGGCGGAGCTACGCTCGGGACGAACGGTCCTGGGAACGCGATCGAACGGAGGGGAGATGAGGATCGCCGTCGCGCTCGCCGCGCTCGCCGTCGCCACGGCCTCGCTCGGGCAGGAGCGTCCCACCGAGGAGGAGCTCTTCGGGAAGCCCCCCGCAGAGTCGCCGCAGGCGACCGGCGAGGAGGAGCAGGAGCCGCAGCCCCGGCAGCCCGAGGAGCGCCCCGGGTCGCCGCGGCCGGAGGAGGCGGAGCTGTTCGGCGGGACCGGCTCCCCGAACGCGGCGCCGCCGCCGGCGGAGGGGATCCTGCCGCGCGACGTCGCCGATCCGCTGCGCCTGGGCGGACAGCTCTACTTGCGCGCGCAGGCGCTGTGGCAGGAGGAGGTCGCTCCCGCGGACTGGTCGCTCTCCACGCCGAACCTGCTCGACCTGTGGCTGGACGCACGCCCGAACGATCGCGTGCGCGCCTTCACCCTCGCGCGCATGCGCTACGACCCGACCGCCCCGGAGACGGACGAGAGCGCGCTCCCCGCCGCCGAGCAGGCGCTCCTGACCGACGCCACCAGCACGCGCGGGCTCGTCACGGGCGTGCGCGGCCCGCGGGTGCTCCTCGATCAGCTGTGGGTGAACTTCGACGTCGGACGGCACGTCTTCGTGACCGCCGGCAAGCAGCACGTCAAGTGGGGCGTGGGCAAGTTCTGGAACCCCACCGACTACCTGCACCCCGTGCGACGCGACCCCCTCGCGGTGTTCGACGAGCGGACCGGCACGACGATGGTCAAGGTCCACGTGCCGTGGGAGCGGCGCGGCTGGAACGCCTACGGCGTGGCGCTGCTCGAGGACGTCGCCGGGCGGGTGGAGCCCACGAACCGGGTCGGCAGGATCGGGGTGGGCGGGCGCGCGGAGATCGTGGCCGGGACCGTCGAGCTCGGGGCCGACGCGCTCGCCCAGGACGGCCGGCGCCCGCGCTTCGGCGTGGACGTCTCGGCGGGGATCTGGGACCTCGACGTCTACGCGGAGGCGGCCCTCCGCACGAGCCGCGACGCGCCGCGCTGGACGGAGGTGGACCCGGGGGCCCCCCTCGTGGCGCGCTACGCCCGCGACGATCCGGAGGGCTTCACGCCGGCGGTGGTGCTCGGCGGGAGCTGGTCCGCGAACTACAGCGACGAGGACGCGCTCACGGTCGGCGCCGAGTACTCCTTCGACGACGCCGGCTACGACTCCAAGGACGTCTACCCGTTCCTCCTCGCCGGCGCGCCGGAGCTCACCGGGGAGTTGGCGGCGCCCTTCCGGCAGCGCGATCCGACCGCCTTCCGGCCGTTCTACCTGGGCCGGCACTACGCGGGCGCGTTCCTGCTCCTCCCTTCACCGGGCCGCTGGAACGACACGACCGTCACGCTCTCCGTGCTCGGAAACCTGTCGGACCGGAGCTTCGTCGCCCGCCTCGATCACGCCGTCCTCGCGCTCACGTACCTGCGCGTCGAGTCCTTCGTCGCGGCCTCGTTCGGCGCGCGCGGCGGCGAGTTCCGGCTCGGCCTGGACGTCCCGCTCTCCGACGTCGCCCCAGGGCTGCCGTCAGACCAGGCCATCTCCGTCCCGGCTCCCGTGCTCCAGCTCGGGCTTGCCCTCCGCGTGGCCCTCTAGCGGAAACGGCCAGGGCACGTTGCCGCGCCCCCCGAGCGCGCCTTGCGCGAGGGGCGGCCGGCGACGACGCGCTCCATCGGGGCGGGCGGCGCACCGATCCGGCGCGCCGCGGCTCCCACGGACGGACTCGATACCTTCGGAGGTGGGACGTGGCCGAGCTCGGCATGCGGAAGCAGGTGAGCGGCAAGTACGACGAGGTGCTCGCGAAGATCCCCGAGCTGCTCAAGGGGGAGGGCTTCGGCGTCCTCACGCGCATCGACGTGACCGCGACGGTGAAGGAGAAGCTCGGCGTCGACTTCCGGCGCTACCAGATCCTCGGCGCGTGCAACCCGAAGCTCGCCCATCAGGCGCTCACCTACGAGGTCGGCCTCGGCGTCATGCTGCCCTGCAACGTGGCGGTGTGGGAGGACGACGCGGGCAAGGTGATCGTCTCCGCGGTCGATCCGCTGCAGACGATCGCCTCGCAGGACCCGAACCTCGAGCCCATCGCCCGGCAGGTGCGCGAGAAGCTCTCCCGCGTCCTCGCGCAGCTCTGACGCGATGGGCGAGTGGGACTTCCTGACGTTCCTGGCGTTCGCCGCCGGCTGGATCCTCCTGCAGCGGGTGATCCTGCCCCGCGCCGGCGTGCCCACCTGAGGGATGCCGCCGCGCCCCCGTGACGGGGCGCAGCAGGAGGACGAGCGCCGAGGGCAGGGCGGCTGCTGAAGCCACCGGCTCGCGCTCGAGGTGCTCGCTCCGCGAGCGTACGGGCGTGAGATCATTCAACGCCCGCGCCTGCGCCCGCGCGGCCGCGCCGGCACGCGCGCCGCCGGAAATACACGATCCGTCACGGAGCCCATCGGGAGCCCGGACGGAGGATGCGGGCGTGCGCCCGCGTGTGCATTCGCTCTGCGTGCGGCGGAAGCCTTTTCGTACCGCGGGCGTCTCTGTTTACGAGTGGTGAATACAGCTCGCTCCTGCCGCCGTCGGGGGATTTCCTCCCGCCGGGCGCCGCGCGCACAAAGGTTGCGCCCCACTCGCGCGAGGCGTGCGGAGTGCCCCGCGAGCGCGCTCGCGCGGGGGTGAGGAGGAAATCCCATGAGGCGCGCCGTTCACTCGACCCTCGCGGCTCCCGCGGTCGCCCTCGCCGTGTGCACGGCGGCCGTCGCGAGCGCGCAGGACCCGTCGGTACCCGAGTCCATCCCCAAGTACGACCGGCCCCTCGTCATCCCGCCGGCGATGCCGGTGACGAGCACGCCCGTGGTGCCAGGAGTGGGCCCCATCGACTACTACGAGATCGCCGTTCGAAGTCTCAGCCAGCAGATCCTGCCGGTCGGATATCCCCAGACCACCGTGTGGAGCTACGGCTCCGTCAATCATCCTGGCACGCTCAACTACCCCGCCTTCACGATCGAGGCCCGCTTCGCGCGGCCGGTGCGCGTGAAGTGGATCAACGACCTCGTGGACGAGGAGGGCGCTCCGCTCCCGCACCTGTTGCCCGTCGACCAGACGCTCCACTGGGCCAATCCGCCCGGCGGCGTCGAAGGGCGCGACATGCGCCCCTCGACGCCCGTCGTGGAGCCGTACCTCGGCCCGGTCCCGATGGTCCCGCACCTGCACGGCGGTCACAACGCGCAGGAGAGCGACGGCTACGCCGAGGCGTGGTTCCTGCCCGCGGCGGCATACTCCGACGAAGCGTTCGAGGACTTCGCGAAGGAGGGCCGCTGGTACGCTCCGTTCAAGGCCCTCTTCGAGAGCAAGTACGGCGTGGAGTGGGAGCCTGGAACGGCCACGTTCCAGTACGAGAACGACCAGCGGGCGGGGACCTTCTGGTACCACGACCACACCCTCGGGATGACGCGCGTGAACGTCTACGCCGGCCCCGCCGGCTTCTACCTGCTCCGCCGCGGGCCGGGCGATCTCCCCGCGGGCCTGCCGGGACCAGCGCCCACCGTCGGCTCGGATCCCTTCGGGACGTTCTACGAGATCCCGATCGCCATCCAGGACCGCTCCTTCAAGAGCGACGGCTCGCTGTTCTACCCGGCCACGCGCGCCTTCTTCGACGGCTTCCCCCAGCCGTACATCCCGGACAGCGACGTATCGCCGATCTGGAACCCGGAGTTCTTCGGCACCACGATGGTCGTGAACGGGCGCACCTGGCCGTATCTGGAGGTCGAGCCGCGCCGGTACCGCTTCCGCTTCCTGAACGGCTGCAACTCCCGGTTCCTGATCCTGAAGATCGCCGGCGATGCGCTGGAGGAGCGGCCGGCCCAGCCGGCGCTCCACTTCGTCCAGATCGGCGGCGAGGGGGGATTCCTGCCCTCGCCGGTGGTGCTCGACCAGCTCCTCCTCGGCCTGGCGGAGCGTGCCGACGTCATCGTCGACTTCACCGGGCTCGAGCCGGGGACGGAGCTGTTCCTCGTCAACGAGGCGCCCGACGAGCCGTTCGGCGGCGGCAGGGTGGTCGAGGACTTCGATCCTGCCGATCCCGAGACGACCGGCCAGGTGATGAAGTTCAGGGTCGTGGAGCTCCAGGGCAGGGACGGCAGCCTGCCCGTCGATCGCCTCAAGCTGCCGGCGGCGCCCCCCCTCCCGCCGGCGACGGCGACGCGCCGGCTCTCGCTGAACGAGCTCGAGTCCACCATGGGCGGCGAAGGGCCGATCGCGGCGCTGCTCGGGACGATGGAGGGCGCCGAGCCGGTCCCGCTCTTCTGGGACGACGAGGTCACGGAGATCCCACGGCTGGGCGCGACGGAGATCTGGGAGATGTCGAACTTCACCGCCGACGCGCACCCCATCCACATCCACGAGGTCCAGTTCCAGGTGGTGGACCGGCAGCCGTTCGGCGGGGCCACGCGCGCTCCCGAGCCGTGGGAGGCGGGCTACAAGGACACCGTCATCGCCTACCCCGGCGAGATCACGCGGGTGAAGGCGAAGTTCGATCTCCCCGGCCTGTACGTGTGGCACTGCCACATCGTCGAGCACGAGGACAACGAGATGATGCGGCCGTACTGCGTGGGCGAGTGCCCGGCGCTGGAGTAACGAGCGGCGCGGGCGCTCCTCACGGCGTGAAAGGAAAGGGCCCCGTCGCGGACGACGGGGCCCTGCTCTTACCGATGATGCGGCCGGACTAGAACAGGAACTTGTCGCCCTGCGCGCGGAGCGCGGTGATCGCGGCGAGGTTCACGATGGACTGGACCGAGCAGCCCATCTGCAGCACGTTCACCGGCTTCTGCATGCCGATGAGCACCGGACCGATGACCTCGGCGCCGCCGACGTTCGCGAGCATCTGGTAGGCGATGTTCGCCGCGTCGAGGTTCGGGAACACGAAGACGTTCGCGTTGTCCTTGAGCGTCGAGAAGGGGAACTCCGGGACGCGCACCTCGGTGTTCGTCGCGATGTCCACCTGGATCTCGCCGTCCACCTCGAGCTCCGGGTGGTGCTGGCGCACGAGGTCCTTCGCGATGGCCATCTTGCGCGGGCTGGGGCCCTCGGCCGAGCCGAACGTCGAGTACGACAGCATCGCGACGCGCGGCACCACGTCGAAGTAGCGGGCGAGGTCGCAGGTGGTGAGGGCGATCTCGGCGAGCTCCTCCGAGCTCGGATCCACGTTCACCGTGCAGTCCGCGAAGAACTTGAAGTCGTTCTTGGTGACCACGATGTAGACGCCCGCCGCGCGCTGGCCGGGCCGCGTGCGCACCACCTCGAGCGACGGCCGGACCGACGCGGCGTAGCCGGAGGTGAGGCCGGTCACGAGGCCGTCCACCGCGCCCTGCTCGAGCATGATCGCGGCGAAGTAGTTGCGCATGCGCATGCGGCGCTGCGCCTCCTCGAAGGTGACGCCGCGGCGCCGGCGCAGCTCCCAGTAGCGGGCGACGTACCGGCTGAACGCGTCGCTCGTCATCGGATCGATGATGGTGACCCCGTCGAGGTCGTCGAGCCGCTGCTCCTGGATGGAGCGCTGGATGTCCTCCACCGGGCCGAGGAGCACCGGCTCGCAGATCGCCTCCTCGCGCAGGATCTCGGCGGCCTGCTGGATCTTGGGGTGGTGGCCCTCGGGGAAGACGATGCGGGTGAGCTTCTTCTTCGCCTTGGAGATGATGGAGCCCATCACCTGGTTGGCGCGGCTCTGCATCTTGCGGAGCCGGTCGCGGTACTCCCCGAGATCGATCTGCTGCCGCGCGACGCCGCCGTCCATGGCGGCCTTCGCGACCGCGGGGGCGACCCAGAGCAGCACGCGCGGGTCGAGCGGCTTCGGGATGATGTACTCGCGGCCGAAGCGGAACTTCTCACCGCCGTAGGCGCGCGAGACGGAGTCCGGCACGTCCTCCTTGGCCAGCGCGGCGAGGGCGCGGGCGGCCGCCATCTTCATCTCCTCGGTGATCGCCTTCGCGCGGACGTCGAGCGCGCCGCGGAAGATGTACGGGAACCCGAGGACGTTGTTCACCTGGTTCGGGTAGTCGGAGCGCCCGGTCGCCATGATGACGTCGAGGCGCGCCTCCTTCGCCTCGGGGTAGCTGATCTCGGGATCCGGGTTGGCGAGCGCGAAGACGATGGCGTCCTTCGCCATCGAGCGGACCATGTCCTGATCCACCATGCCCTTCGCCGAGCAGCCGAGGAGGACGTCCGCGCCCTTCATGGCGTCGGCGAGCGTCCGCGCCTTGGTGTCGACGGCGAACTCCGTCTTCCACTCGTTCATGCCCTCGGTGCGCCCGCGGTAGATGACGCCCTTCGTGTCCACCATCACCACGTTCTCGCGCCGCACGCCGAGCGAGAGGTAGAACTTGGTGCAGGCGATGGCCGACGCGCCCGCGCCGGACACGACCACCTTCACCTTGGCGATGTCCTTGCCCGCGATCTCCAGCGCGTTGAGCAGCGCGGCGCCGGAGATGATGGCGGTCCCGTGCTGGTCGTCGTGGAACACCGGGATCTGCATCTCGCGCTTGAGCCGCTCCTCGATGACGAAGCACTCCGGCGCCTTGATGTCCTCGAGGTTCACGCCGCCGAAGGTCGGCTCGAGCGCCTTCACCACCTTGCAGAAGGCGTCGACGTTCTTCTCGTCGACCTCGATGTCGAACACGTCGATGTCGGCGAAGCGCTTGAAGAGGACGCCCTTGCCCTCCATCACCGGCTTGCCGGCCGCGGCGCCGATGTCCCCGAGGCCGAGCACGGCGGTGCCGTTGGAGATGACGGCCACGAGGTTCCCGCGGGCGGTGTAGAGGTACGAGAGGTCCTGGTCCTTCTCGATCTCGAGGCACGGCTCGGCGACGCCGGGGCTGTAGGCGAGCGCCAGGTCGCGCGCGGTCGCCATGGGCTTGGTCGCGACGACCTCGATCTTCCCCTTGCGCCCGGACGAGTGGTACGCGAGCGCGTCCTCCCGGCGGATCTTCTTCTTCGGGTTCGGGACGGGCGACGACGGCGGGTTCTTCGGCGGGGTGAAGTCCGTGGCCATTCAATCCTTCCTTCGCTGGGTGCGTAAGGGTGGTCCGGGAAGACAGCGCGAATGGCCCAGCAGTGTCAAGGAGACGACCCGCGTGTCGGACCGCAACCCCACTCCATCGCTCGATATTTGACGCGGCGTGGCGAGGACGACGCGCTGCGGCTCGCCCGTCGCGGTGTCCGCCCGGCGAGCGACCGTCGCGCCGCCCCGGCCGCTGGGACGATCGGGGTGCGTCGGCGGCTACGCGCGCGTCGCCGGCTACGCGCGTCGCCGGCGGAGCCGGAGCGCGGCGGCGAGCCCGGCGAGCGCGAGCGCCCCGGCGCCGCTGCCCGACGCGCATCCGGCGCGCACGACCCCGAGGCCGTCTCCGGACCCGGCCGTTCCGTCGTCGCCCGCGGGCGGTGGCGGGAGCGGCAGCGGCTCGCCGTCGGGCGCGGGCGCGGTCGCGCCGAGCTCGACGATCCGCCTGGCGAGCTTCTCCCGCGCGGCCATCAGCGTCGCCGGCGCCACCTCGGTGGAGTAGGGGTTCGGGAAGAGCGCGTCCGCCACCTCCCGCGCGAAGGCCTCGTCGCCCGCGTCGGAGAGGAGCTTCAGGTACTCGTAGTCCTCCATGCCCTCGCGGATCATCTTGAGGCGGATGGAGGCGACCGGGACGTGCGTCGTCCCGCCGATCTTCGCGGGCGTGCCCGGGTAGAACAGCGTCCCGTCCCCGTTCCCGTTGAAGTCCCACTGGTTCGTCCAGGCGTCGTGGCTGTACGCGTACGCCGTCTCCCAGTAGAGCTCGCCCGTGACCCGGTACCGGAAGGAGAGCCACTCCATCGCGCGGTTCCGGACCGCGGACGCGTCGATCATGTAGCTCGGCCAGCCGGTGAAGTAGCGATCCGACCAGGACGGCGAGCCGAAGTTCACCGTCCCGCCACACCCGTGGCTCATGCAGCTCTGGTAGGCCCAGAGCTCGCGGCGGGGCGAGCCCGCCAGGAAGGCGTCGTACTTCGCGCGCTGGTTGCCCGCGTAGGTCCCCTCCCTGTCGTCGAGGTAGTTGATCACCGGGACGATGACGTCGATCGAGCCGGTCACGCCCTGCGCGTCCGCCTCCTGGATCGAGGTCGTCACCAGGGTCCGGACGTTCGCCGCGCGCGCGGTGGCGGCGCGCGCCGGGATGTCCGACCAGGCGCAGGTGAGCGGGGGCTCGTCGCAGGTGTACTGGAAGAGCCGGTCCAGCCAGCCCTCCCCGTCGAAGTACGTCGACCAGCTCTTCGCGTCGTACAGGAGCTCGTAGCTGGTCATGCGCGCGCCGCGCAGCGCGGTCGGCGCCGCGCCGTCCATCGCCGGCCCGTAGAGGGACGCGGCGTGATCGATCGCGGCGCTGCCGTCGTCGACGTGCGAGAGCGTGATGCGGTGGTCGAGCGCGAGCCGGCCGTAGCGCT includes:
- a CDS encoding ABC transporter permease, whose translation is MAERRDAVRVLLRIAFRNLAASPVRTAILGAIVLVGSLIVVVGSSVLDSIDRGMRTSIQGSLGGHLQVYDARSEGALELYGGLRGESLLEPIEDFARVKEVLSKVPNVRQVVPMGIDQAMVATGNTFDVALERLREDVRRLEAGADDAELRRAYAAHQSHVRRMVQLLREEISQAREIVDPGGREGAERRQEWEALQRAATDGFWDGFDRDRYGSLEFLENRVAPLAMDTAFTFLRYVGTDVDAFFEAFPLAEVVKGERIPSGRRGVLVGGQFAEEWLKLKNARRLDQIKDARDRRGKRIAEDEELQRWVRENGSGIREILLQLDPVRADELAAELRPALGAPAGEALEPLLARLFATTDESFDRNHRIFYDLVAPKVRLYRVDVGDVITIKAPSKSGYFSSVNVKVYGFLQFKGIERSGIAGMMSVLDLMSFRDLYGYLTAEKAAEIRRLQESMGVRELDRERAEAELFGGGGGLVGEARAAEIDEGALVAGREEDRASAADLAARVYSREELERGVALNAALILEDPRQLDRTRRDVEAAIRDAGLGLKVVDWQEAAGLVGQFVTLLRVVLFTAVVIFFAIALVIINNAMVMATLQRVKEIGTMRAIGTQRRFVVTMLLVEIATVGVVFGIAGALLGGVVVWGIRAAGGIPAVTDLLYFVFSGPALFPRLGALAVGGSLVVVLLVAILSALYPAVIAMRVTPVEAMATED
- a CDS encoding ABC transporter permease — protein: MLGVDLQIAGRNLARHTRRNLFLGGALAAVTALLVLLGALTAGMESSMMQSALTLMTGDVNVGGFFKVTSGSAAPLVSQYPRVLETVRATVPEVEYVTMRGRGWAKAVSESVSMDLVLAGVDVANEPTFRSVLRVVDGDLEALAQPGTVLLFEGQAERLKVRVNDVVTLSAPTARGVNNTADVRVAAIARNVGLLSAFSAFIQVDTLRELYGLNAATTGALHLYLRDPGDAPRVAARLRTALADAGFRVMEPDAQPYWMKLMQTVPSEDWTGQKLDVTTADDEMGQFKQFILALRVVTGLLVVILMVVVVIGLLNTLAIAIRERTREIGALRAIGMQRRKVMWLFLLESALLGALGTAAGVAVALAVAVAVNAAGIALPEAVQVFLAQERLAFLLDPRAIVGDALLLSAITVVASIFPARRAARLKPVTAMHHVG
- a CDS encoding outer membrane lipoprotein-sorting protein; amino-acid sequence: MHRVPLVTAALALLASAAPALALTAPELAKVVATIDERQRNSGDWKALCYMEAKEKGKTDVVYELVVYRRDEDDKQMFLFTKPRAEAGKGYLRIDKNLWLYDPAVGRWERRTERERIGGTDTRRGDLDESRLVEEYDATFEADEKLGAYDVHRILLVVKPGVDVAFPKVRLWVDRATLNVLKRQELALSGRLMRTAYYPRWKKLFSPSKRADVWYPEEMRIFDEIEKGNSTLILIKEIDLRPLAANLFTKAWLESKSR
- a CDS encoding DUF302 domain-containing protein: MAELGMRKQVSGKYDEVLAKIPELLKGEGFGVLTRIDVTATVKEKLGVDFRRYQILGACNPKLAHQALTYEVGLGVMLPCNVAVWEDDAGKVIVSAVDPLQTIASQDPNLEPIARQVREKLSRVLAQL
- a CDS encoding multicopper oxidase family protein, whose amino-acid sequence is MRRAVHSTLAAPAVALAVCTAAVASAQDPSVPESIPKYDRPLVIPPAMPVTSTPVVPGVGPIDYYEIAVRSLSQQILPVGYPQTTVWSYGSVNHPGTLNYPAFTIEARFARPVRVKWINDLVDEEGAPLPHLLPVDQTLHWANPPGGVEGRDMRPSTPVVEPYLGPVPMVPHLHGGHNAQESDGYAEAWFLPAAAYSDEAFEDFAKEGRWYAPFKALFESKYGVEWEPGTATFQYENDQRAGTFWYHDHTLGMTRVNVYAGPAGFYLLRRGPGDLPAGLPGPAPTVGSDPFGTFYEIPIAIQDRSFKSDGSLFYPATRAFFDGFPQPYIPDSDVSPIWNPEFFGTTMVVNGRTWPYLEVEPRRYRFRFLNGCNSRFLILKIAGDALEERPAQPALHFVQIGGEGGFLPSPVVLDQLLLGLAERADVIVDFTGLEPGTELFLVNEAPDEPFGGGRVVEDFDPADPETTGQVMKFRVVELQGRDGSLPVDRLKLPAAPPLPPATATRRLSLNELESTMGGEGPIAALLGTMEGAEPVPLFWDDEVTEIPRLGATEIWEMSNFTADAHPIHIHEVQFQVVDRQPFGGATRAPEPWEAGYKDTVIAYPGEITRVKAKFDLPGLYVWHCHIVEHEDNEMMRPYCVGECPALE
- a CDS encoding phosphate acyltransferase codes for the protein MQSRANQVMGSIISKAKKKLTRIVFPEGHHPKIQQAAEILREEAICEPVLLGPVEDIQRSIQEQRLDDLDGVTIIDPMTSDAFSRYVARYWELRRRRGVTFEEAQRRMRMRNYFAAIMLEQGAVDGLVTGLTSGYAASVRPSLEVVRTRPGQRAAGVYIVVTKNDFKFFADCTVNVDPSSEELAEIALTTCDLARYFDVVPRVAMLSYSTFGSAEGPSPRKMAIAKDLVRQHHPELEVDGEIQVDIATNTEVRVPEFPFSTLKDNANVFVFPNLDAANIAYQMLANVGGAEVIGPVLIGMQKPVNVLQMGCSVQSIVNLAAITALRAQGDKFLF
- a CDS encoding DUF4091 domain-containing protein → MPEPTQPFPRFVPLLLAAALVAPLRAGAAQVWTALATEKIRPATAARAEASARIAAARNEFEAFQIVVTGAASDVRATASELSGPATFGGVRLYRESIIHLQNASSLDGATGPWPDALVPEVDELSNERRNAFPFAVPSGESRAIWVEVFVPPEAPAGEYTGAVSVTWQGGSATVPVTLTVWPFTLPSTASLKSAFGFTYGAIPGGHGVGAADAFAALRERYGRLALDHRITLSHVDDGSAAIDHAASLYGPAMDGAAPTALRGARMTSYELLYDAKSWSTYFDGEGWLDRLFQYTCDEPPLTCAWSDIPARAATARAANVRTLVTTSIQEADAQGVTGSIDVIVPVINYLDDREGTYAGNQRAKYDAFLAGSPRRELWAYQSCMSHGCGGTVNFGSPSWSDRYFTGWPSYMIDASAVRNRAMEWLSFRYRVTGELYWETAYAYSHDAWTNQWDFNGNGDGTLFYPGTPAKIGGTTHVPVASIRLKMIREGMEDYEYLKLLSDAGDEAFAREVADALFPNPYSTEVAPATLMAAREKLARRIVELGATAPAPDGEPLPLPPPPAGDDGTAGSGDGLGVVRAGCASGSGAGALALAGLAAALRLRRRRA